One genomic region from Candidatus Zixiibacteriota bacterium encodes:
- a CDS encoding zinc ribbon domain-containing protein: MNTSPRCAACGMPMSQPSQHGNADPTNAYCIYCTDLAGNLKPRNEIREGMIQYTMKLENWSRQQAEVEVDRQMSRLPAWLGVV, from the coding sequence ATGAACACTAGCCCCCGGTGCGCGGCGTGCGGCATGCCGATGAGTCAGCCCTCTCAACATGGCAATGCCGACCCCACCAACGCGTACTGCATCTACTGCACCGATCTGGCTGGTAACCTCAAACCCCGGAATGAAATCCGGGAAGGCATGATCCAATACACCATGAAGCTGGAGAACTGGTCGCGCCAACAGGCCGAGGTCGAAGTCGACAGGCAGATGTCCCGCCTCCCGGCCTGGCTTGGCGTTGTATGA